From Virgibacillus natechei, the proteins below share one genomic window:
- a CDS encoding D-alanyl-D-alanine carboxypeptidase, which produces MKQDIKKRLAFLIVSIGMTIPLVIQPLSTQAADNLDLNADSAILVDAETGKVLYAKDPDVALPPASMTKMMTEYLVLEAIDSGEISWDTTTEISDYPYGISANPLFSGVGLRQNHEYTVEELYNAMAVFSDNATTIALAELIAGSETEFVTLMNEKAEELGLPEYEFVNSTGLDNASLGDDRPEGTEPDGTNLLSARSSALLAYHLVNNYPEALKISSQTEVEFGDDTLINLNWMLDHDATFLEQFHFEGMDGLKTGNTELAGYTFTGTAERNNNRLVSVVMKTDSEEERFNETEELLEYGFEEFESQELFPAGYQLEDEQIAVAQGKEDVIDVSTAEAFTVPVKSGEEELYSVSYTINEENLNEEGELAAPIEAGDTVGIAELVYDGEADYGYIFEDRSDTVDLVANEDVEKKNWFMLTLGAIGDFFSNIFTTVVDWVKGLF; this is translated from the coding sequence GTGAAACAAGACATAAAGAAAAGACTAGCATTTTTAATAGTAAGTATAGGGATGACGATTCCACTAGTTATACAGCCGTTATCTACTCAAGCAGCTGATAATTTGGATTTGAATGCAGATTCAGCTATTTTAGTTGATGCAGAGACAGGAAAAGTTTTATATGCAAAAGACCCCGATGTAGCCTTACCGCCAGCTAGTATGACGAAGATGATGACCGAGTATCTTGTATTGGAAGCGATCGATTCAGGTGAAATTAGCTGGGATACAACAACCGAAATTAGTGATTATCCATATGGTATTTCTGCAAATCCGTTATTTTCAGGTGTAGGATTACGACAGAATCATGAATATACGGTTGAAGAATTATATAATGCAATGGCGGTTTTTTCCGATAATGCTACAACAATTGCACTTGCTGAATTGATAGCAGGATCGGAAACTGAGTTTGTGACGTTAATGAATGAAAAGGCTGAAGAACTTGGTCTTCCTGAATATGAATTCGTAAATTCAACCGGACTAGACAACGCTTCTTTAGGTGATGATCGTCCAGAAGGAACAGAACCTGATGGAACGAACTTGTTATCAGCTAGATCATCAGCTTTGCTTGCTTATCATTTAGTTAATAATTATCCGGAAGCACTGAAAATATCAAGCCAAACGGAAGTAGAGTTTGGGGATGATACACTCATAAACTTAAATTGGATGTTGGACCATGATGCTACTTTCTTAGAACAATTTCATTTTGAAGGTATGGATGGACTAAAAACAGGAAATACAGAACTTGCAGGTTATACGTTTACAGGAACAGCTGAACGTAATAACAATAGATTAGTTTCGGTAGTAATGAAAACCGATAGTGAAGAAGAACGTTTTAATGAAACCGAAGAACTTCTGGAGTATGGATTTGAAGAATTTGAATCACAGGAGTTATTTCCTGCTGGCTACCAACTTGAAGATGAACAGATAGCGGTAGCTCAAGGAAAAGAAGATGTAATAGATGTTTCAACAGCTGAAGCATTTACTGTCCCAGTTAAATCTGGCGAAGAAGAATTATACAGCGTTAGCTATACCATTAATGAAGAGAACTTGAACGAAGAGGGTGAACTAGCTGCTCCAATTGAAGCCGGGGACACAGTTGGCATTGCAGAACTTGTGTATGATGGTGAAGCAGATTATGGGTACATTTTTGAAGATAGAAGTGATACAGTTGATTTAGTAGCAAATGAAGATGTAGAAAAAAAGAATTGGTTCATGCTCACATTAGGTGCAATTGGTGATTTTTTCAGTAATATATTTACGACAGTAGTAGATTGGGTTAAAGGGTTATTTTAG
- the serS gene encoding serine--tRNA ligase — MLDMKLLRHHFEDVKAKLAHRGEDLSDLNKFGELDEKRRKLIAETESLKAKRNEASKQISALKKDKKDAEPAIKEMREVGEQISTLDIELKEIEEKLDSIMLSIPNIPHDSVPIGEDEEDNVEARTWGEAPKFSFEKQPHWDIATNLDILDFERGAKVAGSRFVFYKGLGARLERALLNFMMDLHADEHGYEEMLPPYMVNRTSMTGTGQLPKFEEDAFRIDDWDYFLVPTAEVPVTNYHREEILSPEALPKKYVAFSASFRSEAGSAGRDTRGLIRQHQFNKVELVHFAKPEDSYETLETLTGNAEKVLQLLNLPYRVMSMCTGDLGFTAAKKYDIEVWIPSQDTYREISSCSNFEDFQARRAGIRFRRDAKGKPEFVHTLNGSGLAIGRTVAAILENYQQEDGSVVVPEVLRAYMGGKDVIK; from the coding sequence ATGTTAGACATGAAACTTCTACGACATCATTTTGAAGATGTAAAAGCAAAACTAGCTCATCGCGGTGAGGATTTATCCGACCTGAATAAGTTTGGTGAGCTTGATGAAAAACGCCGTAAATTAATCGCTGAAACCGAAAGTCTAAAAGCGAAGCGTAATGAGGCATCAAAGCAAATTTCTGCACTGAAAAAAGACAAAAAAGACGCAGAACCAGCGATCAAAGAAATGCGCGAGGTTGGTGAGCAAATTTCCACGCTTGATATAGAGCTAAAGGAGATTGAAGAAAAACTGGATTCTATCATGCTATCCATTCCAAATATCCCCCATGACAGTGTACCGATTGGAGAGGATGAAGAAGATAATGTGGAGGCTCGTACATGGGGAGAGGCTCCGAAATTTTCTTTTGAAAAACAGCCTCATTGGGATATCGCGACGAATCTTGATATTTTGGATTTTGAAAGAGGAGCGAAAGTGGCGGGAAGTCGATTTGTCTTTTATAAAGGGCTTGGCGCAAGACTAGAGCGTGCGCTTTTAAACTTCATGATGGATCTGCATGCAGATGAGCATGGATATGAAGAAATGCTGCCGCCATATATGGTGAATCGTACGAGCATGACAGGTACCGGTCAGCTGCCTAAATTTGAAGAGGATGCCTTTCGTATAGATGATTGGGATTACTTTTTAGTTCCAACAGCAGAAGTTCCAGTGACAAATTACCATCGCGAGGAAATTTTATCCCCAGAGGCTTTACCGAAAAAGTATGTTGCATTCAGTGCAAGTTTCCGTTCAGAAGCTGGATCTGCCGGACGTGATACACGCGGATTAATTCGCCAGCACCAATTTAATAAAGTAGAGCTTGTTCATTTTGCAAAACCAGAAGACTCTTATGAAACGCTGGAAACTTTAACCGGTAATGCAGAAAAAGTACTACAGTTGTTGAATTTACCATACCGCGTAATGAGCATGTGCACAGGGGATTTAGGATTTACCGCTGCAAAAAAATATGATATTGAAGTATGGATCCCAAGCCAGGACACATACCGGGAAATTTCTTCTTGCTCGAATTTTGAGGATTTCCAAGCAAGGCGTGCAGGTATTCGGTTCAGAAGAGATGCAAAAGGAAAACCGGAATTTGTTCACACGCTTAACGGATCCGGACTTGCCATTGGTCGAACGGTAGCAGCTATTTTGGAAAATTACCAGCAAGAAGATGGATCTGTTGTGGTTCCAGAGGTATTGCGTGCTTATATGGGTGGGAAGGATGTTATTAAGTAA
- the pdxS gene encoding pyridoxal 5'-phosphate synthase lyase subunit PdxS, which produces MTNRGTERVKRGMAEMQKGGVIMDVVNAEQAKIAEQAGAVAVMALERVPSDIRAAGGVARMADPTITEEVMNAVSIPVMAKGRIGHIVEARVLEAMGVDYIDESEVLTPADEVYHLNKSDYTVPFVCGCRNLGEAARRIGEGASMLRTKGEPGTGNIVEAVSHMREVQSEVRKLSAMSKDEVMTFAKEIGAPYELLLEIREEGRLPVVNFAAGGIATPSDAALMMELGADGVFVGSGIFKSDHPEKFAKAIVEATTHYKDYKLISELSKGLGTAMKGLEMSTIEAHDRMQDRSE; this is translated from the coding sequence ATGACGAACAGAGGTACAGAACGTGTTAAACGAGGAATGGCAGAAATGCAAAAAGGCGGCGTGATTATGGACGTCGTAAATGCAGAACAAGCAAAAATCGCAGAACAAGCAGGTGCAGTGGCGGTTATGGCACTGGAACGCGTTCCATCTGATATACGTGCAGCAGGAGGCGTAGCACGTATGGCTGATCCAACAATTACAGAAGAGGTAATGAATGCTGTATCTATTCCGGTTATGGCAAAAGGACGTATTGGCCATATTGTTGAAGCTCGAGTCTTAGAAGCTATGGGTGTTGATTATATTGATGAAAGTGAAGTATTAACACCAGCAGATGAGGTTTATCATCTTAATAAATCTGATTATACCGTACCATTTGTCTGTGGTTGTCGTAATTTAGGAGAAGCAGCACGTCGCATTGGCGAAGGGGCCTCTATGCTTCGTACAAAAGGTGAGCCTGGTACAGGGAATATTGTAGAAGCGGTGTCTCACATGCGAGAAGTGCAATCCGAAGTTCGTAAGTTGAGTGCAATGTCAAAGGATGAAGTGATGACATTTGCCAAAGAAATCGGTGCACCATATGAGCTATTATTGGAAATCCGCGAAGAGGGTCGCTTGCCTGTGGTGAACTTTGCAGCAGGTGGTATTGCAACGCCAAGTGACGCAGCATTAATGATGGAATTAGGTGCAGATGGTGTATTTGTAGGATCTGGAATCTTCAAATCGGATCACCCAGAGAAATTTGCAAAAGCTATCGTTGAAGCAACTACCCATTATAAAGACTATAAATTAATTAGTGAACTATCAAAAGGTCTTGGTACAGCAATGAAAGGTCTTGAAATGAGCACGATTGAAGCTCATGACCGTATGCAAGATCGGAGTGAATAA
- the pdxT gene encoding pyridoxal 5'-phosphate synthase glutaminase subunit PdxT, translating to MTTIGVLALQGAVREHIRSIEACGARAIEIKHKEQLEVIDGLILPGGESTTMRRLIDSYDFFDAIEAFGNQGKPIFGTCAGLILMARAIDGSKTAHLGLMDMKVARNAFGRQVASFEAELEITGIAADFNAVFIRAPYVTEVGPEVEVLATYQDQIVAAKQGHYICTAFHPELTDDNRFIAYFVEMVEESLESMALAGL from the coding sequence ATGACAACGATTGGTGTTCTAGCATTACAAGGTGCAGTTCGTGAACATATTCGATCGATAGAAGCATGTGGTGCAAGAGCAATTGAAATTAAACACAAAGAGCAATTAGAAGTAATCGATGGATTGATTCTTCCTGGTGGGGAAAGCACTACGATGCGTAGACTGATTGACAGCTATGACTTTTTCGATGCTATTGAAGCATTTGGTAATCAGGGAAAACCAATTTTTGGCACATGTGCGGGATTGATACTAATGGCACGTGCCATTGATGGATCAAAAACGGCACATTTAGGTTTAATGGACATGAAGGTCGCCCGAAATGCATTTGGTCGTCAGGTCGCAAGTTTTGAAGCAGAGCTGGAAATTACGGGAATTGCTGCTGACTTTAATGCAGTGTTTATTCGTGCACCTTATGTAACCGAAGTCGGTCCAGAAGTGGAAGTACTAGCAACCTACCAGGACCAGATTGTTGCAGCTAAACAAGGACATTATATTTGTACAGCTTTCCATCCGGAGTTGACGGATGATAATCGTTTTATTGCATATTTTGTGGAAATGGTGGAAGAATCATTAGAAAGTATGGCACTTGCAGGCCTTTAG
- the guaB gene encoding IMP dehydrogenase, producing MREDKFAKEGLTFDDVLLMPARSEVLPKDVEVSTVLSANLKLNAPYISAGMDTVTEAEMAIAMARQGGFGVIHKNMSIEDQVEQVDRVKRSESGVITNPFFLTPEHQVYDAEHLMGKFRISGVPIVNTIDEQKLVGILTNRDLRFIQDYSIMISEVMTSEKLVTGPVGTTLKEAEELLQKYRIEKLPLLDETGILKGLITIKDIEKAIEFPNATKDAQGRLIAGAAVGVTGDGMKRIEKLVEAGVDVVVIDTAHGHSGGVIRQVEAVRTAYPDLDIIAGNVATAEATKELIEAGASIVKVGIGPGSICTTRVVAGVGVPQITAVHDCAVAAGEYGVPVIADGGIKYSGDIVKALAAGAHAVMLGSMFAGVVESPGETEIFQGRQYKVYRGMGSVGAMEAGSKDRYFQEGSDVKKLVPEGIEGRIAYKGPLADTIHQLIGGLRSGMGYCGTGTIDALRNDSRFIRITGAGLRESHPHDVQITKESPNYSVL from the coding sequence ATGCGGGAAGATAAATTTGCTAAAGAAGGATTAACGTTCGATGATGTGTTGTTAATGCCAGCTAGGTCAGAGGTATTACCAAAGGATGTTGAAGTTAGTACAGTACTGTCAGCTAATCTTAAATTAAATGCTCCTTATATAAGTGCTGGCATGGACACCGTAACGGAAGCGGAAATGGCAATAGCAATGGCTCGACAAGGTGGATTTGGTGTCATTCATAAGAATATGTCAATTGAAGATCAGGTAGAGCAAGTTGACCGTGTGAAACGTTCAGAGAGTGGGGTTATAACGAATCCTTTCTTCCTAACTCCAGAACACCAAGTATATGATGCCGAACATCTCATGGGGAAATTCCGCATCTCAGGTGTGCCGATTGTTAATACAATCGATGAGCAAAAATTAGTAGGAATATTGACGAATCGTGATCTTCGTTTTATACAAGATTATTCGATTATGATTTCAGAAGTAATGACAAGTGAAAAACTTGTTACAGGGCCAGTAGGAACGACTTTGAAAGAGGCTGAAGAACTTCTGCAAAAATATAGAATTGAAAAGCTACCACTTTTAGATGAAACAGGTATTTTAAAAGGACTAATTACGATAAAAGACATTGAAAAAGCCATCGAATTCCCAAATGCTACAAAAGATGCACAAGGTCGATTAATTGCAGGTGCAGCTGTAGGTGTTACAGGTGATGGCATGAAACGAATTGAAAAATTAGTTGAAGCTGGTGTAGACGTCGTCGTTATCGATACGGCACATGGGCACTCTGGCGGTGTTATCAGACAAGTAGAAGCAGTTCGGACTGCCTATCCAGATCTGGACATTATTGCAGGAAATGTCGCAACAGCAGAAGCCACAAAGGAATTAATTGAAGCAGGTGCATCCATTGTAAAAGTAGGTATTGGCCCGGGATCTATTTGTACAACGCGAGTAGTGGCAGGGGTTGGCGTACCACAGATAACAGCTGTACATGATTGTGCAGTTGCAGCAGGGGAATATGGTGTTCCTGTTATTGCAGATGGTGGTATTAAATACTCTGGTGATATTGTAAAAGCATTAGCTGCGGGCGCGCATGCGGTTATGCTTGGAAGCATGTTTGCAGGGGTTGTGGAAAGTCCTGGAGAAACGGAAATATTCCAGGGACGACAATATAAAGTATACCGGGGAATGGGATCCGTTGGGGCCATGGAAGCAGGTTCAAAGGATCGTTATTTCCAAGAAGGTTCAGATGTGAAGAAACTGGTTCCAGAAGGTATTGAGGGAAGAATTGCCTATAAAGGTCCGCTTGCAGATACCATTCACCAGTTAATTGGCGGCTTGCGTTCCGGTATGGGATATTGTGGAACAGGTACGATTGATGCCTTACGAAATGATTCCCGTTTTATACGAATAACAGGTGCAGGTTTACGAGAGAGCCACCCACATGATGTACAAATTACGAAAGAATCACCGAATTACTCGGTATTGTAA
- a CDS encoding carboxylate--amine ligase: MNTTTFIPIIIGTDINAYNMAISFHQAYGMKPILIGKQQMGFTDISNIIEKIDIHPNLADEGQFVPIMTQLAKDLESTNKNLVLVGTNDVYVRLIIENEAALKPYYMFNYINESLMNKLQNKSNFYKVCEEHGIDTPTTYFYDCSKSEPFNEEMMYPVIIKPSNGIAYYDHPFEGQKKVYRVDSKEEVQQVIDRIIASGYQDELIIQDFIPGDDTYMWDSVIYANSKGQTQLVTFGQVVLQEHTDTAIGNYTAVITRYNEDMMKKLQTFLEAVGYVGFANFDIKYDVRDDKFKVFEVNIRQGRSSYYVTSLGHNMAEYIVDDVMYEKEKPITYLNKEYLFTVVPKIVLRKFVNNEAVRDDVKRLIKENNYENPLFYKKDRNLKRKIYLFLRQVNYYRKYRNNKWDG, encoded by the coding sequence ATGAATACAACAACTTTTATACCAATTATTATAGGAACTGACATAAACGCCTACAACATGGCTATCTCATTTCACCAAGCATATGGTATGAAACCAATATTAATCGGAAAACAACAAATGGGATTTACCGATATCAGTAACATAATTGAAAAAATTGACATCCATCCAAACCTAGCAGATGAGGGGCAATTTGTTCCTATTATGACGCAATTGGCAAAGGATCTTGAGTCCACAAACAAAAACCTAGTTTTAGTAGGGACAAATGATGTATATGTTCGATTGATCATTGAAAATGAAGCAGCATTAAAGCCCTATTATATGTTTAATTACATCAATGAATCATTAATGAATAAACTGCAAAATAAATCTAACTTTTATAAAGTTTGTGAAGAACATGGAATTGACACACCTACTACTTATTTTTATGATTGCAGTAAATCTGAGCCATTTAATGAAGAGATGATGTACCCTGTTATCATAAAACCAAGTAATGGTATTGCTTATTATGACCATCCGTTTGAGGGACAGAAAAAAGTATATCGAGTTGATTCAAAAGAAGAGGTTCAGCAAGTAATTGATAGGATCATCGCAAGTGGTTACCAGGACGAGCTTATCATTCAGGATTTCATTCCAGGAGACGACACGTACATGTGGGATTCTGTTATTTATGCGAATTCAAAAGGGCAGACACAGCTCGTTACATTCGGACAAGTGGTGCTTCAGGAACACACGGATACAGCTATTGGAAATTACACGGCCGTCATTACACGGTATAATGAGGATATGATGAAGAAATTACAAACCTTCCTGGAAGCTGTTGGCTATGTTGGTTTTGCTAATTTCGATATAAAGTATGATGTTCGTGATGATAAATTTAAAGTATTTGAAGTAAATATTCGACAAGGAAGATCCAGTTATTATGTTACGTCACTCGGTCACAATATGGCTGAATATATCGTGGACGATGTTATGTATGAAAAAGAAAAACCAATAACTTATTTAAACAAAGAATATTTGTTTACGGTTGTTCCTAAAATTGTCCTTCGTAAGTTTGTAAATAACGAAGCTGTTCGTGATGATGTAAAACGTCTAATTAAAGAAAATAACTATGAAAATCCTTTATTTTACAAGAAAGATCGCAACCTAAAGCGCAAAATCTATTTGTTTTTACGCCAGGTCAATTATTATCGTAAATACAGAAATAATAAATGGGATGGTTAA
- a CDS encoding YaaC family protein, with amino-acid sequence MSKKSIESIYTYLQTIKTSQLYLKNCYKDLPDIDTEKKSFENSGSFMYYLNQGKLFLKEGEKVDIRLKPILYFYGLGHLLKACLLTNRPNYPESTTILAHGVSSRKRKKKHYTFVDDEVKIQQNGLFSYTHNHLFNSTTPSFSKIKMNVLLGLIPEMEDFFAHRQEEHCVSVGKIGSTSLAFPVHLLDRYHLTQRAFLQRVGMHVPSIHTNATKDHLLVEIEKPIQHSTGPFYFHLDKQEVYFPCTRELFLPIHEIMIHYLLLYNLSMISRYETEYWAELFSTQYDMDHAIISHYLNFSVEKITFLIGEWLLQRAPFS; translated from the coding sequence ATGAGTAAAAAATCAATAGAATCTATTTACACCTATTTGCAAACCATAAAAACCAGCCAACTCTATTTAAAAAATTGTTATAAGGATTTACCAGATATTGATACCGAAAAAAAGAGCTTTGAAAACAGTGGAAGTTTTATGTATTACCTTAATCAAGGTAAGTTGTTTTTAAAAGAAGGTGAAAAAGTGGATATCAGATTAAAACCGATTTTATATTTTTATGGACTGGGTCATTTGCTGAAGGCATGCCTATTAACAAATCGCCCAAACTATCCAGAATCCACTACTATTTTAGCGCATGGGGTTAGTTCGAGAAAGCGGAAAAAGAAACATTATACGTTTGTTGACGATGAAGTTAAAATCCAGCAAAATGGTTTATTTAGCTATACACACAACCATTTATTCAATTCAACAACGCCTTCTTTCTCAAAGATTAAAATGAATGTGCTGCTTGGTTTAATTCCTGAAATGGAAGATTTTTTCGCCCATAGACAAGAAGAACATTGTGTATCCGTTGGCAAGATAGGATCAACTTCCTTAGCTTTTCCAGTCCATTTATTAGATCGTTATCATTTGACGCAGCGAGCGTTTCTTCAGCGCGTTGGTATGCATGTACCGTCCATTCATACCAATGCAACGAAGGATCACCTTCTTGTTGAGATAGAAAAGCCCATTCAGCATTCTACTGGCCCTTTTTACTTCCACCTTGATAAACAAGAAGTGTATTTCCCCTGTACCAGGGAGCTCTTTTTGCCCATACATGAAATTATGATTCATTATTTACTTTTATATAATCTAAGTATGATTAGTCGCTATGAAACAGAGTATTGGGCAGAATTATTTTCTACACAATATGACATGGATCATGCCATCATATCCCATTATTTAAATTTCTCCGTTGAAAAGATTACCTTTTTAATTGGGGAATGGCTGCTTCAAAGGGCTCCATTCTCTTAA